One window of Mediterraneibacter gnavus ATCC 29149 genomic DNA carries:
- a CDS encoding transposase has product MSRTRRNFSAKFKSELVIELLKGEKDLNTIATENNIQPNLLRNWKKEFLDKASVVFNDTREDNLKEKLALERKEKAEYAKKVGQLTMQVDWLKKKSEETLGPDYESKFSPKPFED; this is encoded by the coding sequence GAACAAGAAGAAATTTCTCTGCCAAATTCAAATCAGAATTAGTGATTGAACTGCTCAAAGGAGAAAAAGACTTAAATACAATCGCAACCGAAAACAATATTCAGCCGAATCTTCTCCGCAACTGGAAGAAGGAGTTCCTCGATAAAGCATCCGTGGTTTTTAATGACACACGAGAGGATAATCTGAAAGAAAAACTCGCTTTAGAACGCAAGGAAAAAGCTGAATATGCGAAAAAAGTTGGCCAGCTCACCATGCAGGTGGATTGGTTGAAAAAAAAATCTGAAGAAACACTTGGACCTGACTACGAGAGTAAATTTAGTCCAAAACCTTTTGAAGACTAA
- a CDS encoding IS3 family transposase, translating to MKTKELPVKTGATLLDINRTSVYYKGMPISQEELDCKSIIDRLHTANPAWGARQLSAQLKKRGHQVGRRKTRRYMNEMGIDPIYPKMNLSKRMRQAKVCPYLLRNAVIDRPNQAWSIDITYIPIKRGFLYLTAVIDWYSRCIVGWEVDDTLDTRMVITALKKAFIVAKPVILNSDQGCQFTSNEYMNFLKENQIRQSMDGKSRWADNIMIERWFRSFKYEEAYLTQYNNIREARKAIGKYVHTYNFERCHSALNNQTPASCYYPILLLDDHAA from the coding sequence TTGAAGACTAAAGAACTTCCAGTTAAAACAGGAGCTACACTTCTTGATATCAATCGTACCAGTGTTTATTACAAGGGCATGCCCATATCTCAGGAGGAGTTGGATTGCAAATCGATCATAGATCGATTACACACGGCTAATCCGGCCTGGGGAGCACGACAACTGTCTGCTCAACTGAAGAAGCGTGGGCATCAGGTTGGTCGCCGGAAAACGCGCCGTTATATGAATGAAATGGGGATTGATCCAATTTATCCAAAAATGAACCTTTCTAAACGTATGCGACAGGCTAAAGTCTGCCCGTATCTGCTACGTAACGCCGTTATCGACCGTCCAAATCAGGCATGGTCAATCGACATTACATACATCCCCATTAAGCGTGGATTTCTGTATCTGACCGCTGTGATTGACTGGTACAGCCGCTGTATCGTTGGCTGGGAAGTCGATGATACTCTGGATACCAGAATGGTCATAACTGCGTTAAAAAAGGCGTTTATAGTGGCAAAACCTGTTATCCTGAATTCAGATCAGGGCTGTCAGTTTACAAGCAATGAGTACATGAATTTCCTCAAAGAGAACCAGATCCGTCAAAGCATGGATGGTAAAAGCCGGTGGGCTGACAATATCATGATTGAACGATGGTTCCGAAGCTTCAAGTACGAGGAAGCATATCTGACCCAATATAACAATATCAGAGAAGCACGGAAGGCAATCGGTAAATATGTGCACACTTACAACTTTGAACGTTGTCATTCTGCACTCAATAATCAAACACCGGCATCCTGCTATTATCCGATTCTGTTACTGGATGATCATGCAGCCTAA
- the tnpA gene encoding IS66 family insertion sequence element accessory protein TnpA, with protein sequence MRSKRIPAEEQYRLIMECRQSGLTDHQWCVEHDIKPGTFYNWVKRLCQKSCMDLPASTGRSHSAPESQEVVRVDFHDTGMLSYEQPLDMLPTSGERNSISVTEPMKLFVGSFLLTIPNGTDPQRLDQTLRIMKELKC encoded by the coding sequence ATGAGAAGCAAAAGAATACCTGCAGAAGAACAATATCGTCTCATCATGGAATGCCGTCAAAGTGGATTGACAGATCATCAATGGTGTGTGGAACATGACATCAAACCAGGAACTTTTTACAACTGGGTAAAACGATTATGTCAAAAAAGTTGTATGGATTTACCGGCATCAACCGGACGCAGCCATAGCGCTCCGGAAAGTCAGGAAGTTGTCAGAGTGGATTTTCATGATACTGGTATGCTCTCGTATGAACAGCCATTGGATATGCTTCCAACATCTGGGGAAAGAAACAGCATTTCTGTAACAGAGCCAATGAAATTGTTTGTTGGAAGTTTTCTTCTAACTATCCCAAATGGAACAGATCCACAGCGTTTGGATCAGACCCTTCGTATTATGAAGGAGCTGAAATGTTAG